One window of the Pedobacter ginsengisoli genome contains the following:
- a CDS encoding S41 family peptidase, protein MKKLFAFLITLVFPYLLLAQQPSCNCLENLNEAITKTEANYAGFPTKVTTTTKAAYETLINNLRTKADKENNEKNCFNIVKDYIRFFKDKHFSLTYLNKDDSDNEIVNLDESYFKTQKPSKDIEGIWTNPDSSITLGIKKFPGNEYKAIILKAKDEKLQKGLVYFSLKPHKKGYLLKQYNVFNSIDFYAKQRGDLLQLWNFALFGRTFPREMTAEEKRELNTWKNNNNGLDFKQLDKETSYIKIPTFFNNDNKIEKLVATNDKAIRNSKYLIIDLRGNGGGNSGWSFLLPYVITNPIKQDNPLLRISKDNVQLKRSELEAFVKNPMPEDAKKYFPDEYVARLKKIYDELPTTKDTFYEIPGLTIPVDSVLSSPAKVALITDDLCGSSTEYFFQLMKQSKKTTRYGANSVGMMDYEGPTSTTPLPCKGLILMMPISKSSWTDKNPIDENGFTPDVKLNMQGNQWVEYIIKDLKRL, encoded by the coding sequence ATGAAAAAACTATTTGCTTTCCTTATTACTCTTGTCTTTCCGTATTTACTATTAGCACAACAACCATCTTGCAACTGCCTGGAAAACTTAAATGAAGCAATTACTAAAACAGAAGCCAATTATGCCGGGTTTCCAACTAAGGTAACAACTACAACCAAAGCGGCTTACGAAACTTTGATAAACAATCTTCGCACAAAGGCAGACAAAGAAAACAATGAGAAAAACTGTTTCAACATCGTAAAGGACTACATAAGATTTTTTAAGGACAAGCATTTTTCATTAACCTATCTGAATAAAGATGACAGTGATAACGAGATCGTAAACCTGGATGAATCTTATTTTAAGACCCAGAAACCTTCTAAAGATATTGAAGGCATATGGACAAATCCGGACAGCTCAATTACCCTGGGAATTAAAAAATTCCCAGGAAATGAATACAAGGCTATTATTCTTAAAGCCAAAGACGAAAAGCTACAAAAAGGATTAGTCTACTTTAGTTTAAAACCTCACAAAAAAGGCTATTTACTTAAACAGTACAATGTTTTTAATAGCATAGATTTTTATGCCAAACAAAGAGGGGACCTTCTGCAATTATGGAATTTTGCCCTTTTTGGAAGGACTTTTCCAAGAGAAATGACCGCAGAAGAAAAAAGGGAGCTAAATACCTGGAAAAATAATAACAACGGACTGGACTTTAAACAGCTGGATAAAGAAACCAGCTACATCAAAATTCCAACCTTTTTTAACAACGATAACAAGATTGAAAAACTAGTTGCAACAAACGACAAGGCTATTAGAAATAGTAAATACCTCATCATAGATCTTCGTGGAAATGGAGGAGGCAATTCTGGCTGGAGTTTTCTTTTACCCTATGTAATAACCAACCCAATTAAACAAGACAATCCATTACTGCGCATTTCAAAAGATAATGTTCAGCTCAAAAGATCAGAGCTTGAAGCCTTTGTCAAAAACCCTATGCCAGAAGATGCAAAAAAATACTTTCCTGATGAATATGTAGCACGGCTTAAAAAAATTTACGACGAGCTCCCAACGACCAAAGATACCTTCTATGAAATTCCAGGTTTAACTATTCCTGTAGACTCCGTTTTAAGTAGCCCTGCCAAGGTAGCCTTAATTACCGATGACCTTTGTGGAAGCTCAACAGAATACTTTTTTCAATTAATGAAACAAAGCAAAAAAACTACACGTTATGGTGCAAATAGTGTGGGAATGATGGATTATGAAGGCCCTACCTCAACAACACCACTTCCATGCAAGGGCCTTATTCTGATGATGCCTATTTCAAAATCGAGTTGGACTGATAAAAATCCGATCGATGAAAACGGCTTCACTCCTGATGTTAAACTCAACATGCAGGGAAATCAATGGGTTGAATACATCATCAAAGATCTTAAAAGGTTATAA